In Chitinophagaceae bacterium, one genomic interval encodes:
- a CDS encoding IS21 family transposase, with protein sequence MHGIEMKITVKTLLDKGFSQRAISRELGISRVTVKKYLEEINTTGIKVPKIEKGKKLDKYKESIEEWFQQGLTGILIQEKLLKEKSFKVSYASVSRFLQQFKDPEVYIPLIAKPGEEGQVDFGYLGKFIKDGKTVKVWCFSIVLSHSRYSYHCLVTNQNVESFIRCHIKSFEYFGAVPDTVKIDNLKAGVITPNFYEPTIQVQYADFLNHYNCAPITARIRRGQDKGKAESGVKYVKNNFLKRVEHKDYYQLEKDLLDWTTNICNKRLHGTTKRVPEDVYFTSEKKQMQPLPEKRYELFTIEHRKVNTYGHISYKNNFYSVPYTFIGKKLIIKSNGTLLKIYDDAKEIALHHVCNNQGKFITIDDHAPLQKQKKTEDMYREKISELGSDANMFFEKVKQEKPKTWIQIIRGVLSLKKNYEYKTINNACKRAIEFQIYEYSTVKNICKNGLYDKNKENLSVKNAGGHHGELRKYDELFNNQINEN encoded by the coding sequence ATGCATGGTATAGAGATGAAAATTACAGTGAAAACATTATTGGATAAGGGCTTTAGTCAGCGAGCCATATCTAGAGAATTAGGGATAAGCAGAGTAACTGTGAAAAAGTATTTAGAAGAAATAAATACTACAGGTATCAAGGTTCCAAAAATAGAAAAGGGGAAAAAGCTTGACAAGTACAAAGAATCAATAGAAGAATGGTTTCAGCAGGGGTTAACTGGTATTTTAATACAAGAAAAGTTGCTTAAAGAAAAGTCTTTTAAAGTTAGTTATGCCAGTGTTTCAAGATTCTTACAACAATTTAAAGACCCTGAGGTTTATATTCCTCTAATAGCTAAGCCTGGAGAGGAAGGACAGGTTGATTTTGGCTATTTGGGTAAGTTTATAAAGGATGGAAAGACTGTTAAGGTTTGGTGCTTTTCTATTGTTTTATCACATAGTAGATACAGTTACCATTGCCTTGTTACAAATCAAAATGTGGAAAGCTTTATCAGGTGCCACATAAAATCATTTGAGTATTTTGGTGCAGTTCCCGATACTGTAAAAATAGATAATTTAAAAGCAGGGGTTATTACTCCTAATTTTTATGAGCCTACAATACAAGTACAATATGCAGATTTTTTAAATCATTATAATTGTGCTCCTATTACTGCAAGAATCAGGCGTGGACAAGATAAAGGGAAAGCTGAATCAGGGGTTAAATATGTAAAAAACAACTTTCTAAAAAGAGTAGAACATAAAGATTACTATCAGTTAGAAAAAGACCTTTTGGATTGGACTACAAACATTTGCAATAAACGACTGCATGGCACAACAAAGAGAGTTCCTGAAGATGTGTATTTTACATCAGAAAAAAAGCAGATGCAGCCTTTGCCTGAAAAACGCTATGAACTATTTACAATAGAACATCGCAAGGTAAACACATATGGACACATAAGCTATAAAAATAATTTTTATTCGGTGCCATATACTTTTATTGGTAAAAAACTAATAATTAAATCTAATGGTACTCTATTAAAGATTTATGATGATGCCAAAGAAATAGCCCTTCACCATGTATGCAATAATCAAGGAAAGTTTATTACTATAGATGATCATGCACCACTTCAAAAACAAAAAAAGACAGAAGATATGTACAGGGAAAAAATATCTGAACTTGGGAGTGATGCTAATATGTTTTTTGAAAAAGTAAAACAAGAAAAACCAAAAACGTGGATACAGATTATAAGGGGAGTATTGTCATTAAAAAAGAACTATGAATACAAAACAATAAATAATGCTTGTAAGAGAGCTATAGAGTTCCAGATATATGAATACTCAACTGTTAAAAATATTTGCAAAAATGGACTCTATGATAAAAATAAAGAAAACCTATCAGTAAAAAATGCCGGTGGGCATCATGGAGAATTAAGAAAATATGACGAATTATTTAATAACCAAATAAATGAAAATTGA
- a CDS encoding T9SS C-terminal target domain-containing protein: ENYSTVLHLFVNNAQNFAAEVIIHEENDKIYFYENNEFKLLFDYSISIGDTLEYFLPSNAHFFEVGCGGLPSQPDTIYYALIIDIDTLQIADNELLEFHTETVVPEEYDHHSYSLWDLGVFTKYLGSNRGLFGMSVNQCLAGYLGFLRCYEDNTISYLLHEPCDFSTTNISETKNCKEVRIYPNPLKDILNITISEGEKINFQLFNINGKTILDKNLHKTSQIFINQLKPGLYFYSITVNEERKTGKLIKE; the protein is encoded by the coding sequence ATGAAAATTATTCTACTGTTTTACATTTATTTGTAAATAATGCTCAAAACTTTGCCGCAGAAGTTATCATACACGAAGAAAATGATAAAATCTATTTTTATGAAAACAATGAATTTAAGTTATTATTTGACTATAGCATAAGCATAGGGGATACTTTGGAATATTTCCTGCCATCGAATGCTCATTTTTTTGAAGTTGGTTGCGGAGGACTTCCGAGTCAACCCGACACAATTTATTATGCCTTAATAATAGACATAGATACACTTCAGATTGCTGATAATGAACTTTTAGAATTTCATACCGAAACTGTTGTACCGGAAGAGTACGACCACCATTCATATTCACTATGGGATTTGGGAGTTTTTACTAAATATTTAGGTTCAAATCGCGGCTTGTTTGGAATGTCTGTAAATCAATGTTTGGCAGGATATTTGGGTTTTTTAAGATGTTATGAGGATAATACCATCAGCTATTTATTACATGAGCCTTGTGATTTTTCAACAACAAATATTTCCGAAACCAAAAATTGTAAGGAAGTTCGAATATATCCAAACCCTCTTAAAGATATTTTAAACATTACAATTTCCGAAGGAGAAAAAATCAATTTTCAACTTTTTAATATTAATGGGAAAACAATTTTAGATAAAAACTTGCATAAAACTTCTCAGATATTTATAAATCAATTAAAACCCGGCTTATATTTTTATAGTATTACTGTAAACGAAGAAAGAAAAACAGGTAAATTAATTAAGGAATAG